The Apium graveolens cultivar Ventura chromosome 10, ASM990537v1, whole genome shotgun sequence nucleotide sequence AATGTATTCCAACGATATGTTACATAGTACAAGCAAGTGGAAACTAAACATCCCCACCCCCTCCCCCCACCCCTCCTCAAAGTCCAGAAGCTTGTCAAGTTGGAGTCCTTCAATGTGGAACCGGCAATGCCTTTCAGGTGCAGCGATGAGAGCTCTGGAACCTTCAACTCTCGTGTTAAGTTAAAGCTCTTCAAGTGAAGCGGGTGATAGCTCTATAACACTTAGCTGTCATGAACCTCTTAAACATGTTACATTACTATCCTAGGATAGTATTATGTACTTCTTTGATTTACCTGCCAGCCCATTACGAGGAATACAACACTGCTGTCCCTCGCTCGCATTAGATCGAATACATCATCAACCGTAGTTTCCGCAGCTCATGCACAATTTATGCAGGCTTCACACTGTCCTCCTTTGAGACAATCGTACATCATCAAACTGTTTGGTGAACAATTACCTCTTGCCAAGTCAAGTAGACTGGCTAGCTTCACACATAACCAGATACTCTGTATAACCAATCTGGAAAAACAAAAAACCCACTCACTCTAGTCAATTATCTGACTTTCCTTACCATTCGTAAATACAAGCCATGAGAAGGTGGGCATTTTGTATTATTACTTCCAAGCATCACAATGATTCAGCTGAAATCACTAGTTACGTACGTCTGCTGAACCCTCAGTAGGCTTAGACCAAACATAGCCCCGCCGTTTTCTCAGTATCTCTGCTTCTCTAGCTATTTGAATATCAGAAGGCCTAAAAGTCTGACCAACAGCTTTGAATATAAAGCGAGGGAGCAAAGCTAAGACTATAATAAGTAGTATACAGAGCCAATATGCAGGCCATGTTGCCAAATGGTAGATTGTGCTGCCAAATAATAAGAACTATATTAGCTCATGTAAACCATCAAACTTAATTATATATATTGGAGCATTAAACTGCAAGTAAATACTTACCCGAAATTCGGAAAAACGGGAATAGAATCCAATATCACCAAACAGATATATGTAACCAAAATTGATCCCCATATTGAGCAATGTGTCAGTAAAACCCATCTTTTAATATCCATTGCAAGATGAAGGTTCACTAAAATGACAACCGCTATAGTCCACAAACTACCGATACTATATAGGTCAATTGTGCTCACTTTGAAAGTGAAATAGGGTACAAAAAATAGGACAAGGCTCTGCCATAGTGTATCAATCATTGTGATCCAGAAGAGCTGTAAATTATAACTTTCATTCCTATGGCCTGCAGCATAAAGCTTCGGAACCTGGAATAATGTCTTGTGGCTCAAGTCCTTGTCCAGGATTCCAACAATAATAGTGGGTACGGAAGTATATATAAGAGAATAAAAGACACTACTCCAATCGGTTATTGCATTAGTTGTGGAGAAAGCAGTGAACAGCATAAACCTGGAGAGAAACAAAAATCAGGCATTGGGTATAAGTTTTAGATTAGATCATATAATAATTTCACAGCTTAAGCAACGAGTTCGTTGAAAAATTCTTTCAAGTTACCAATAGAATTTATATCGAAAAAGAAACGAAAGCCAATTTCAGTCATCAAATAAGGAACGCAAGAAAACATAATTACACATCCAATTATGAACGTGATAGACACACATAATCTACTGGACTTTGACTACATATATTATACGCATCTCTTCTTCATTTACTATACTCTGAAGTAGAACTATGCATCTATCTCTGACTGAATACCAACCCTAAATATTTAATGTACTTCTCCATGAGTCTGCGTTCGAAAATAATCAAATCTAGTACTATTTTTTAACACCAAATGAACTCAGAGAATCATCAATCCATCACGCGAAATATCTATACCTCTTCCATATATCCCACTTCAGACATACAAAATCCTCATAACTGAAACAATGTTAGATGGTGATACAAATAACGGGCTTGAATTAATGTGTTTCTGCAATGGGCAAAAGCTGATTGCTTGTGCCACATGACCTTTCTGTAGCTTTTAGAAACATGCGCTCAAGGTATGACAATTATCATGGTATGACCTGCAAGGCTGCAACGAGCCATTGAGGAGTGGCTCTCGGTTTACTATCCAGACCTATGATATATTCTTCAAGATCCTATGATGATATTATCACCTCACTATGTTCAATAATGCTACTATTCTTCTTTAACAATGTTTAAAAATATAATGCAGAAGTGCTACAACTCTCATTATGAAGTCCTCTTACTTTTAGATGTAGGACTCTGGAATATCGTATTTTGGAAATACGATAGAATTCTTATACAAAAATTTTCTTTTgctaaatatatttattatacaTCACAGGAATAAATGGTAGAGCTGATGTATTATGATACGAATAACCCTAAGGGTCGACTATTTGATGTGTATTACAAAATATTTCATTTAACTTATTCGACGTGTAacataaaatattttgtaaaactAGTAGTATTACATTAGTCAGCTTCCATGTTTCAGTGACTAAAGTTCTTTGTAAAATTGCATATCATGGTTCTTTCTACCAAGCCCCTGACTCAGCTATCCCGTTCTGGTCAAAGCTCCTCACTAATTGCCCGCAACAAGGATAGGAAACTTCCCCTAGATGCCTTTAAAGTCTGGAACCCACTAAACAAAAATAATGAAAAACCATGATCTTCGCTGTAATTATCCAATTCCTTACTGCTAAACCTAAATTTACCTAAGCCGGAAAAAATATAAGCTGGGAGAGATGAAGAGGATACCATTCAACAAGTGTATTAACCTAATAATATCTCATTAACTAATAATATTATTGCAGGGGATAAATTAGTATATTCAACTATATTTTTTGCACTATGTCGGTGACAGAGAAGGGGAAACAAAACCTATAAGATACCAGGAAAGTATAGAGACCGCACAATAGGGGAAGCTAAAGGTTTCGAGAGATTTCATGGAGAAAACGTATAAATGCACATGTCTACCAGAATATATTGTCATCTTGAAAAATATCAAACCTACTATGTGAAAGCAATCATACCAAAAAAGCATCAATACAAAGACTGCATTTCTATAGAAGTTGTAAAGAACAAGATATGCCAGACGCTGATAATTCCAGTGCCCATGTACCAAAAGTAATCTTTTTAAAAATCGAAACTGCCCCATAGCAAAGTCGGATGCCATTACGGCCTGACGCCCCTCCTGGCCACATATGCCAACACCGACATCCGCCATTTGTATCATTGAAACATCGTTTGCCCCTACAGAGGTGATGTCAAACAACAGCAAGTAAGAACAATTATTTCCAACCTAATCACGTATGTTCAATTACAGTCTTTTCGTGCATAAAGCCTTGCACAAAAGCGGGTGTCGCCAGTATTTTAACTTTAATCTCTCAAACATGTAAACTTCTCACTCCACTGTATGTATATAAGAATCTTAAAAAAAACATGCAGTGTAGCAATTCCTTTGCTTGCAAATACAGTGTCCAAATCATCAACTCACCATCTCCGATAGCTAGTGTCAGATCTTCTGTACGGCACTTTATCAAGTCAACAATGCCAGCTTTCTGCAATGGAGCAACACGGCAGCAGAGTACAACCCGGCATGCGGTTGCAAGATCAAACAACTATTCAAAAAATCAAATTGCCAAGTTAGACATGCTTCTATATGAACAAAAAGAACAAACATGTGAAAACAGTTGCTTTAGAAAAACTATATCAAGCTCAGACTATAGCATAGACTACTAACTGCAAAAGAACCCCTGGACTGAACAACACAGCAATGTAGTTTTTTCGTTATATTTAAAGGATATATGAACTCGTACCTCAGACTCCAGATCTTTCTCTAAGATGTAAACTAGACTATTCCCATCAATTATCAAGGCCAGTGGTGCCTTTGTAGTACTTTGACTACCTTCATCATTTCTAACTTTTGAATATGGTAAATCATTTAGCTTTGTTTCATCAGGAATCTCGTGATTATCAGTTTCAGCGTTCTCCGACAATTGTAAATTTTCAATTCTGCCATTTGTCGATTTTACATCGTATTTGACCATAGCATCAGATAAAAGTTTTAGGCATTCGTTCTCTGAATTTCCATTTACAACGATCCGTTGCATATTTGAAGTCAGCAACTTGCAAGACAGACCAATTGAAATTGCCGTATCTTGCTTGTCACCGGTCAGAACCCAGACCTTAACCCCAGCTTCTCGGAGAGACTCAATGGTTTCTGGTACACCTTCTTGAAGCTTGTCCTCGATTCCAGTAGCTCCCAGTAGATTCAAACTACATTCGCAGAAAGATGCTGTTTGACGTAATTTTGAAGATCTATCAGTCAACGAAGTGCTTGCAGCTTCATACATGCGTTGCCACGTATCAAGTTCTCCACCAGCAAGATCCTTGGCAGCAACTACTAGTGTTCGAAGGCCTTCAGCTGAATATGCATTTAAATGGCTTTCGGTTATTTGCTTTAAATAATCATCCTTTCCCAGGTCTTCATTTAGAATATTAAAAACTGATGTATCAGCACCTTTCACCAGAACCTTAACCTCGCCATTGGGAAGTTTGATAACAACAGACATCCTTTTTCGTACACTATCAAACTCGTGCATACCCAAAACATCCAACCTACATTGCATATGAATTATAAAAAATTAATCTTGGCATGTACACCAAAAAGAACATTAATTCAAACAGCAAGCATTTTATCCCATCAAATGATGCGAGAAGAATAATGGTTGCAATAATCAACTATAAAAAGAAAGCACAAGAAAAAGGAAATTAAACTGGTATTGGTGTTCTACCTTAATTTCTCACCAttaacatcaataacaatatgCCCAGATGTTCTCTCAAAAAGAGTATATCCATAAGCTGAGGCAGCAGTAACCAATGCTATTTCATCAGGAGATTCGCCTTGATAGTCAATAGCAATGACATCGTCATTCACGCTCTCAATGCAAGTGGAACTTGCATGGACAGGAATCACAGTGTTACATGCAGCCAATGCAAGAAAAAACTTATGTGCTGCTATCCTATCATCTTGCTCAATGTCCTTGTGCAGCATGTCCATGAGTTCGGAATCAACAGTAATGTCTGATTTTAGCTTCCATCTTTTTTTACCCGAGGAAGAGGCTGTTGATGGTCCTGCAAAAATTCATGAAAGGTACTCATGATTAGATAGTGAATTTCCTGTTGTCTGTGATAAGCACTCCAAAGCAACTAAACATTAGAGAGCGCAGGGCACAGACACTAACATATTTTTGTATTTGCTTTAAAGAACAATTGATATCTAATAGATACCTGCAATGTCTTTATCTTGAGAAGTGCTTGATGCAGCCAGGAATGTTCCATAATTTTTCCCATACACACTTGCTCTTTTGAATTCCATTTTATTTTCAGTAAGTGTTCCTGTTTTATCAGAAAATACATAACGAATTTGACCTAAATCTTCATTTATATTCAGGGATCTGCACTGAAACCATGTATCAGTAGGCTTATAATACATATGCTTGTCGTTGACCATGAAGAATGACTGCCCTAACCGTACCAACTCCATGGTGATGTACAGGGATATTGGTATCATTATTTGAAACACTATAACACAACTCAAGAAGGAGAAAAGAGTCTCCATAGGAATCCCATAATATTTGTATAATTTGGCAGGTCTCATTCCTGTTACTGAATAAGATTTCTTATAATAAGGCAATCTATCAAGCTGGCTCTCATGACGCCTTAGCCATAAAGCCATCCCTACAGCCACTACCCCACACATGATGATAAGAAAAATAGACAACCAAATGGTTTCCCTATTCATGTAAGTTTCCAGTCTGCTCCTTTTGGATGGGGATGCTGCACTATTCATCATGGCTTTTGTCTCCTGCCCGGCATAAACAGCTACACCAATTGCATACTCTGTGTTCTTCAGCTGGCAACCACGTAAGATTATATTTGATTGGCTTAGCGAACATCTCTGTCCGTCCAACTCCATGTTGGCCATAAACTCGTATATATTCCTATTTGGCTGTTCACATCTTATAACTCCCGAAATTTCCCCCTCTTCAAAATCCATTGAAATTGTCTCATTCCTAGCGTACCTTGTCTTCAAGTTCGACTCACCGTCCAAGTTCATCGTTTGAATATAAGCAATGCCACTAGGATCACTAGTCTGTAAAAGTACCATGTCACACGGAATCGAATCATCAACACAGACCTTCACAACTTCACCAGCTCGTATATCCTTCCATTTCTTATTCAGGAACTTGCCAGATTGAAGCACCAGACCTTTCCTATTATTCTCATACAGATCTGATCTGTGTCTTCGCCAATCTTCATAACCATCTTTAATTGCTGTAACTAAAAGCACAAAGAGAAGAGGAAATAGAGATGCAGTTCTCCCAAATACTGCAAGAGGCGGAAGCTGATTTAGTGCAGCAATGCCTAAGAAGTATAGATAAGCAACCCGGTGGAACTGAATAAAGAGATTCTTGGGCAAGAAATTAATGAGAGTGTACTTGCTGGTTCGAATCTCATTGCCCCTGAACCGATACTTATCATTAGTCATAGCAGGGTCATTTATATGTATTGATCTGTAATTACCTTCACGAGATGGGCCATCATCAAACTGCATGCTCTTACGAAAAACCCTGGGGATCTCAACTTGGTCAACAACCGAATTTGTCCGAGATGATCCTCGTGGAGGTGAAGATGTAGACATAGGACTGTATTCACAACTGTGTTGCAAATTAGAATCACTACCCCACGACACCAGACCTTTTTTCCTCTCTGGTGGGGGGAGTGCCATAGGAAAATCCCAACTACGGAAACGAGTGGAATGCAAGTCTTGTGATTTTGAGGGGGAAGCAGAATGCTCACCAGAAAGATCTAGGTGAGCATCACCACTCAATTCTCTGGCCTTAACCAGAAGGTTAGCTTGTGGGTTGTCCTCAAAAACAACAGACGAATACTCCAATGAACTACTTAGATTGGAAAAATCTAAATGAGGAGACCGGGGAGACGGAGAGTCCGACGACAATGAGAGCAAATGTTCCCCAGAACTCATAAATCAGTATTCAAAGGCATCGAATCAAAGAATTGCATTGTCATAACTTATAAATCCCAGAACAAGTATATTATTCCGAAGACTCAGCCAATGTATTAAAATGTGTTTCAAGAATCTGTATAACACCAATGCCAACAAAATCTTTACATTTCAATCAATAAAACCACGTACCAACTAGTCCAACAAAATAAAATCACTAAACTAGGAAAAAGAACCAAACTTTATCATTCATAATCAAAATTATTAACAAAATTAAACAGTTTTAACTATGCAAAAATGCAAAAGAACAAACTTTTAGAAGAAAAATGAGACCTTTAAGCAAAGAGGTGACAAGTGAATATGTATCAGCTGCTTTTTCTGCCACAACTCTGAAATATAACCAAGGGAAACGCCAAAACCTGAAATCAACAGTAACAACAATACAAACATGAGAACAAAAACACACACACCCCACAATCATACACACAATTATACATACAATTATACAATTATACATACAACAAAATGCAGAAGCATCATCCAGTGAATCAAACAAAAAAAAGAATAGGCAATCCAAGAAAATCAGATGGGGTCACATTAAATGATCAGAAAACAGCATAAACGCCTTCAATATATGTATCTGTGTATGTAAGTATTTATAATCTTGAGTAGGTGAAGGTGGTGTAAATGAAAAAAAAAAGGACAGGTTGAATCAGAAATAAATGAATGCACTGAATAAGAAATGATGATGACAACTTGcctatatatatgtgtgtggcATGTATGAATAAATGTAATGGTTGTTTGTCAGGCAAAAAGTTAACAAATGATGTGATTTGATAAATTTTTGCAGGCGGTTTTATTATTCAAGAACCTGTCTTTTTAATGATTTGGTTCAAGAATTCAATGAAAGCTGAAACCCCAGTTCTTGgtttttattttttgtttaatcatatataaaataaaaaataataatggGATTATTTTGACAAATTCAGCAAAATTGAGTGCATCTTCAGACAAATCTCGGAATAAGCCAAAATCgaatctaaaattttaaaataacatAAAATAAGCGTTTAATTACTTGAAATATTTTATCACAAACATTTGATTTTTTTTTCGTTGGTACAAAATTTAGAGAAAGAGAGAGTGGAGAGAAACATGGGGGTGTGTCATGGGGAGTAGGAGGGAGGGTAGACCGGTAGAGAAGCTAAAAAGTAGTGTCTATCATTATTTGATATTTTTCTTCCATTTTAGTGTACTATTTCAATAACAATAATATTccaaataaaaaataaaatttgctAGAAATGTGTAACGTGTGTTATACTTGCCAAGTACATGTAAATATGTAAGGTAAGCATGGTGAAAAAGAGAGGAAAATGAAAGGAAGGACAATAAAGTAGGCTATTTTTCCTGACTTTTCTCCTCAATTTTAATCTCGTCTTGCTTCTGTTTTATTGCactttattattataatattatattaattttcattttttcacCTATTTTTATATTAGTATTCGAGTGATAGGATTAAGGTTGAGTAAAAAACTTAATTAAAAGATAAAAAGTTGGTAAAAGAGTTATTCAAAACTGAAAAATTGAAAAACTAATATACTTCTAGTTTTTTGTTTAAGATTTTAGGTTACAACAACAACCGATCccattatttaaataaatattttatataattttgtaATTTTACGATTAATAAACACATATATTTTTAAAGGTATAGAGGCAGAAGCAGTAAAATTTACTAATTATAAAAATTGGGCATAAGGGACCATTTGTTAACCGCTGAATGAACTGAATGAGTTAAACTGAAATGGACTGTTCCTATTTTTATCGTTGTGATTCAGATAATTTAGGACTTTAAGTCACATTTTGATGTCCGAAGACCCAATGATACTGAATGAACTGAATGAGTTAAACTGAAATAAATTGTTCCCATTACTATCGTAGTGATTCAGATAATTTAGGATTTTAGGTCACATTTTGATGTCCGGAAACCCAATGACAGTGAATGTTTATAGAATTAATACATTAATCAAACAAGAGTTAAATGCAAGTTGTGTATCTTAAGTTTGCTAATGGTGTAACTTGTGAACCTGAACTATGAAAACTGCAAAATTTGTACCCAGATTTTCATAATTTGTGCAGAATGTGTACAAACGTTAAGACAGCTATTAAGGCTGTTAATATACTGTGCAAAAGGCGTGAAAATGAGTGGTCTTTCTGCACTTTGTGAAGACAACGATTACATTTGTATTATATATGTACACCTGATTCATTACTAATGGGTTATTTCATCCCCATATTTAAATTCCTAAACTTAGAAATTGAATTGAGGTGAACAATAAGGAATATGGCTAAATTTTGTTATTATGGGCAAGTAGTGGTTGTAAGAACAACATGGACTACTAGTAATGCGGGTATCAGGTTTTTCAGCTGCTTTGAAGGTCGACTAGGGTGTAACCATTTTTGATGGATTGAGGAGACGGTTTGTGATCGTGGTAGAGCTGTGATATGTGGTTTATTAGGAAGAGTTAAAGCTCTTGAAGCCGTAATTCGGATGATTTCACAGGGAGCTCACAATGAACAAGTGAAGGGGAAGAAACAGAAATCGGCAAGATGTATGTTATGGTTCTGTGTTGTGCTTGCGTTTTGTATTGGTTATGTTGTAAAGAAAGCAAGTAGTAACAACTGTAATGACAAGAATGTTGTTGTGAAATTGTAAAATGTGTACCCATTTGTATAATATGAATGTATGAATCTCTGTGTTGGTTATGAATGTATGAATGTTGTATTGGTTTGTAACAGTTTTACCAGTGAATGTATGTTAGTTTTTGTGTTAATTTTAGTGTTAATGTAACTGAATTTATGAAGAAATAATAAACAACAAAGACTTGATTAATAAATTCATTAATAACTTTTTTTTAAATGTAGCAAGAGGCCATGTTGGATTCATCCTTATATCATTCTCATATTGTTTTGCCAGCCATTTGGCGCTCATTTGCTTCGGTTTGAAAGTTGGGGCACATGTGTACTTGGACACCAATGTCCTCACTTGGACTGATGAAGTGTTCCTGACTAGAGAAGCATATATCTTCCACCCACGGCTTCTTTCCTCAGAATTGAACTTCACTCTTGCACCAAAATTCCTTAGATGTTTCAAAACTTTCATATGCACAATTGCATGTTTCCTCACAGCAGCCCTAAATAAAGCAACACTTTAGAAAACCAACCACAACTCAAACTGGGGATATCTCATGTATGTTTCTTCATTAAATACAAGATATTTgatcatatcatcatcatcacTGCTATTTACAGCCATTCTCTCCACATCACTGTCATCATAATCACTAAATTCTTCTTCATGACCAGTGGTTTGATCTTTAGTTATATATATAGTCATACTTGTAACATCAAAGTCAAAGTCACCAAATCCCCCACCTTGGATGTCATCGCCTTTAAATGGTGGATGATCACCATTTTTCCATGTAGTAACATCTTCATCTGTACTGTCTATGTTAGAACTGTCACCATGAAAGCTATCACCGTAACTTGAATCATCTTCAACTTCATCTTGTTCCTCAGCAGGAGCTACTATTTGTTCTTTCACATGTTCAACATCACTCAAGTGATTGTACATTCCCTCAAGTTCTAATAATGTTTCAATTTTAGACCTCTCAAACTCAATGTGATTAGGGTTATCTATGAAAGATAAGTCATATTGTTGGAAAGCAAAGTACTCTTGTGTTTTTAGGTTTTCTTTCACCACATAAACATGCACAATTTTCTCAAGTGGAACAACTTTTGTTATTTGTAAAACATTCACATCACTCATTAGAGGGCATAAACCAGTTTGCAAATTAGAGTTTGGGACCTTATAACAAAGTGTAACAAATTCATCCCCACCAAGCTCATTTAGCATATTACCTATTTCTAAATACCTCAACTCATCAACATCACACATATCTAATAGAACCACCAATATAAGTTTTAGGGTCAACAGTAAATTCAACCCCGTGATGATATTTTAAGCTAAACTTATCAGGACAGTCTGCAAATGCATGAAAAGGTGGTAAAAAGACTAGAGTGCACACCTGTGTGTTCATATTAAACCCTAACAGTTAAAGGTGGCCAAACGAGCGGGTCGAGCGTGTCGGGCCGAGTTTCTGGCAGGCCAGTTTGTTGAACACTGAACTCGTGAACGACACATGTAGATGAACGGTCTGTGTCGAGTCGGACCGAGACGACGAAATGGTAAACCGTGAACAACTCAAGAATTAGGCGAGATTGCGATTCAATGACAGCTGGCGAGCTGTGTTGTGCCGGACGAGCCGAGCTgttcattttattttttatttttaaatgttGTCATCGTCTGTCAAACTGTCATCATGATTATGCAAATTCAAATGTAAAGTAAATCAACGCAGTGAAAGTTCAATTCATTTCGTATATGAATATTTTAATTATCCACTAATTTTATTATTTGTATTTATAAATGTGAGAATTTGAAGGTGCATGTAGAAAATACAGAATGTATTTGGGGACTGGGGTGCACAAAATGAAAATCTTAATTCAATTTTCCatcttcaatttttcttttcaaaattaTGTTAAAATATTTTTCCGAATTTGAAAAACTAACATGTAAAATAAGGAAAAGAGGACGGTACCTCTATAagttttattaattaaaaaaatatattacaATAGATTTGAGAGGACGCCTCTCTAAAAAATGGAATAAACCATGTTTACATTTTAAATaaaatagaaaatagaaaaaaatctaaaaatagaCTTTATAATATAGCTAGTTATTTTGTGATTTTACTAACCTGTATAAATTTCCTTAAATCTATACATTTCTTTAATAGTATTTTATAAGATATTTGGTCAAAATCTTTGCATTGGTTgcattatttttaatttgaaatatttttatgTGTATCAAGTTTTACTAAATAGCTACAAATTAGGCCGGAGCAAATGTTTGTTTTAAGTATGCGATTTGCTCGTTAATAATGGTTTCTAATTTATGTGCATTAAATATGTTACCTTAGGTTTTCAAAGGATTTAATTATCTTTTTCCTTATTGTCATGATTGTTGATCTTGTTTGTCCATcgttaattttttaaattttaaatgattttacaTTATATGACTGAATCTTTCAATActctaattcaaattttaaattatgTAATACATTTTTTATAACTCAGATTCTCGATTATTTTTGTACCTTTCCGGGACCATAAATGATGGTTTTGTTACCCTTAACAGGTTTTTGTGTGATTAATGGTTTGTTATTTTACCTTTTATGGGTAGCCTTTTAGAGGCAATCGTGTGCCAATTTGTTGGATTTTTGTGTCTAACTAAAGATTTTCTTTGGTTAGATTATATGTTTGTTCAGATATAATTTTTCTTTTATTCTATAATATTCTCCTTATTTATTTTGTTCTCATTTTCAGGATGTTTGAAAAAATATAAATGAGTGTTCTATTATAAAACTGTAGAGTTATTATCTATAATGGAACTCAGAGTACAAGACAATTTTGCTATAATTTTGATGATATGGTGCACTAAAGAGTTTCAGATCGTAAAGCACAACCATATAGTTAAGGACTTCGGAGTACAATGCAACTTAACTACAAATTTTGATGACATGAGCGATTTCTACCTTTATCGCAATACGCTAGTTTTATTAGCTGTGTATAGAATGTACTTTGATGAGGGCACTCTTTTTCCTCCTTAAGTTTTTTTCCATTGAGTTTTACTCTTGGAGTTTTTAACGAGACCTTTTTGTGGGTTATGTCTTCAGACATTAAGGTTTTATTATCTAAGCTTCCGGGAACATCCATGCATGACCTTCGGTTAGATGATAAGCACTTTTTGAATGAAAGATATGCTCTATCTTTGTTTATTGTATTCTGAATACAATTCATCAatgaatttaataattattgACAAAAAAACACGTGATCATATGAAACACCTAACACCGAGTAATAATGTTCTAACATATTTTCTGAACTTTCCTTTCTAACACCGGGATcaataagacatgcaacatcataAATAAAAGGAAATTCGGTAAAATATTTTATCCACTTAGTTTTCATATCAACGATAATTGCACCAAAACAAGGATCACTTTCATATGCTTTTAAAGTAGTAACAATATTAACACACTCAATAATAACAAGATGTCTACTTGGTTTGTAAACGTATGAAAATAGTATCACGTGCATAACAATCAAGCAAATCACGTACCCTAATTTCCAAGTCCCCTTAATTTTATAACTTGGTGATAACTACCTTATATTGAATTGCCTCACATAGTAAATTACAAGTCGAACTTCATCACGTGGAACAATCAATACCCCATTTTTTTGGTATTAATCTGTTTTCTCTACACA carries:
- the LOC141692660 gene encoding phospholipid-transporting ATPase 1-like isoform X3: MSSGEHLLSLSSDSPSPRSPHLDFSNLSSSLEYSSVVFEDNPQANLLVKARELSGDAHLDLSGEHSASPSKSQDLHSTRFRSWDFPMALPPPERKKGLVSWGSDSNLQHSCEYSPMSTSSPPRGSSRTNSVVDQVEIPRVFRKSMQFDDGPSREGNYRSIHINDPAMTNDKYRFRGNEIRTSKYTLINFLPKNLFIQFHRVAYLYFLGIAALNQLPPLAVFGRTASLFPLLFVLLVTAIKDGYEDWRRHRSDLYENNRKGLVLQSGKFLNKKWKDIRAGEVVKVCVDDSIPCDMVLLQTSDPSGIAYIQTMNLDGESNLKTRYARNETISMDFEEGEISGVIRCEQPNRNIYEFMANMELDGQRCSLSQSNIILRGCQLKNTEYAIGVAVYAGQETKAMMNSAASPSKRSRLETYMNRETIWLSIFLIIMCGVVAVGMALWLRRHESQLDRLPYYKKSYSVTGMRPAKLYKYYGIPMETLFSFLSCVIVFQIMIPISLYITMELVRLGQSFFMVNDKHMYYKPTDTWFQCRSLNINEDLGQIRYVFSDKTGTLTENKMEFKRASVYGKNYGTFLAASSTSQDKDIAGPSTASSSGKKRWKLKSDITVDSELMDMLHKDIEQDDRIAAHKFFLALAACNTVIPVHASSTCIESVNDDVIAIDYQGESPDEIALVTAASAYGYTLFERTSGHIVIDVNGEKLRLDVLGMHEFDSVRKRMSVVIKLPNGEVKVLVKGADTSVFNILNEDLGKDDYLKQITESHLNAYSAEGLRTLVVAAKDLAGGELDTWQRMYEAASTSLTDRSSKLRQTASFCECSLNLLGATGIEDKLQEGVPETIESLREAGVKVWVLTGDKQDTAISIGLSCKLLTSNMQRIVVNGNSENECLKLLSDAMVKYDVKSTNGRIENLQLSENAETDNHEIPDETKLNDLPYSKVRNDEGSQSTTKAPLALIIDGNSLVYILEKDLESELFDLATACRVVLCCRVAPLQKAGIVDLIKCRTEDLTLAIGDGANDVSMIQMADVGVGICGQEGRQAVMASDFAMGQFRFLKRLLLVYAVHCFLHN
- the LOC141692660 gene encoding phospholipid-transporting ATPase 1-like isoform X2, encoding MSSGEHLLSLSSDSPSPRSPHLDFSNLSSSLEYSSVVFEDNPQANLLVKARELSGDAHLDLSGEHSASPSKSQDLHSTRFRSWDFPMALPPPERKKGLVSWGSDSNLQHSCEYSPMSTSSPPRGSSRTNSVVDQVEIPRVFRKSMQFDDGPSREGNYRSIHINDPAMTNDKYRFRGNEIRTSKYTLINFLPKNLFIQFHRVAYLYFLGIAALNQLPPLAVFGRTASLFPLLFVLLVTAIKDGYEDWRRHRSDLYENNRKGLVLQSGKFLNKKWKDIRAGEVVKVCVDDSIPCDMVLLQTSDPSGIAYIQTMNLDGESNLKTRYARNETISMDFEEGEISGVIRCEQPNRNIYEFMANMELDGQRCSLSQSNIILRGCQLKNTEYAIGVAVYAGQETKAMMNSAASPSKRSRLETYMNRETIWLSIFLIIMCGVVAVGMALWLRRHESQLDRLPYYKKSYSVTGMRPAKLYKYYGIPMETLFSFLSCVIVFQIMIPISLYITMELVRLGQSFFMVNDKHMYYKPTDTWFQCRSLNINEDLGQIRYVFSDKTGTLTENKMEFKRASVYGKNYGTFLAASSTSQDKDIAGPSTASSSGKKRWKLKSDITVDSELMDMLHKDIEQDDRIAAHKFFLALAACNTVIPVHASSTCIESVNDDVIAIDYQGESPDEIALVTAASAYGYTLFERTSGHIVIDVNGEKLRLDVLGMHEFDSVRKRMSVVIKLPNGEVKVLVKAEGLRTLVVAAKDLAGGELDTWQRMYEAASTSLTDRSSKLRQTASFCECSLNLLGATGIEDKLQEGVPETIESLREAGVKVWVLTGDKQDTAISIGLSCKLLTSNMQRIVVNGNSENECLKLLSDAMVKYDVKSTNGRIENLQLSENAETDNHEIPDETKLNDLPYSKVRNDEGSQSTTKAPLALIIDGNSLVYILEKDLESELFDLATACRVVLCCRVAPLQKAGIVDLIKCRTEDLTLAIGDGANDVSMIQMADVGVGICGQEGRQAVMASDFAMGQFRFLKRLLLVHGHWNYQRLAYLVLYNFYRNAVFVLMLFWFMLFTAFSTTNAITDWSSVFYSLIYTSVPTIIVGILDKDLSHKTLFQVPKLYAAGHRNESYNLQLFWITMIDTLWQSLVLFFVPYFTFKVSTIDLYSIGSLWTIAVVILVNLHLAMDIKRWVLLTHCSIWGSILVTYICLVILDSIPVFPNFGTIYHLATWPAYWLCILLIIVLALLPRFIFKAVGQTFRPSDIQIAREAEILRKRRGYVWSKPTEGSADVRN